From the genome of Vicia villosa cultivar HV-30 ecotype Madison, WI linkage group LG2, Vvil1.0, whole genome shotgun sequence, one region includes:
- the LOC131652061 gene encoding protein SHI RELATED SEQUENCE 1-like produces the protein MAGIFSLGGSGGRCDEEDNPENNPINNINPPPPPEFWYNTNPGNKPDDSVGGYRGFEIWNQQQQQQQHHQFLPMQQDLYTGVALGVGPSRVLSSDENRSAFVVASGSVGGISCQDCGNQAKKDCPHARCRTCCKSRGFDCQTHVKSTWVPAARRRERQQQQQQQQQQAVPKPQPHYGDIVTETRQRDLNNNQIPNSALACARLPSNPLPTAGLVDQEVNFPAVVNSPAEFRCVRVTSVDESEEEIAYSTAVNIGGHVFRGILYNYGPDMNNNYITAGNTPPGGEAAALPLNLVPGSTVPGELVDPASMYPAPLSTFMPPSGTQFFPNQRS, from the exons ATGGCTGGTATTTTTTCATTAGGAGGTAGTGGAGGGAGGTGTGACGAAGAAGATAATCCAGAAAACAATCCTATTAATAATATCAACCCACCACCACCACCAGAATTTTGGTACAATACCAATCCCGGCAACAAACCCGATGATTCTGTTGGCGGATACCGTGGTTTTGAGATTTggaaccagcagcagcaacaacaacagcaCCACCAGTTTTTGCCTATGCAGCAAGATCTTTACACTGGTGTTGCGTTAGGAGTGGGGCCAAGTAGGGTTTTGTCTTCTGATGAGAATAGATCTGCGTTTGTGGTGGCTTCTGGAAGTGTTGGAGGGATCAGCTGTCAAGATTGTGGAAATCAGGCGAAGAAAGATTGTCCTCATGCTCGGTGTAGGACATGCTGTAAGAGTAGAGGCTTTGATTGTCAAACTCATGTGAAGAGTACTTGGGTTCCCGCTGCAAGAAGAAGAGAGAGACAACAACAGcagcaacaacagcaacaacaagctGTTCCGAAACCACAACCTCACTACGGAGATATCGTTACCGAAACCAGACAGAGAGATCTTAACAACAACCAAATCCCTAATTCTGCTCTAGCTTGTGCTCGTTTACCTTCAAACCCTCTCCCAACAGCAG GGTTAGTAGATCAGGAGGTGAATTTTCCGGCTGTGGTGAACTCTCCGGCGGAGTTTCGGTGCGTTCGAGTTACATCCGTTGATGAGTCGGAGGAAGAGATTGCATATTCAACTGCTGTGAACATCGGAGGGCATGTTTTCAGAGGAATTTTGTATAATTATGGTCCAGATATGAATAACAACTATATCACTGCCGGAAACACCCCTCCTGGCGGCGAAGCGGCGGCTCTGCCGTTGAATCTGGTCCCAGGCTCAACTGTCCCTGGGGAACTTGTTGATCCTGCTTCGATGTATCCAGCTCCTCTCAGCACTTTCATGCCTCCTAGTGGTACGCAATTCTTCCCCAACCAAAGATCTTGA